The sequence below is a genomic window from Phaenicophaeus curvirostris isolate KB17595 chromosome 16, BPBGC_Pcur_1.0, whole genome shotgun sequence.
tgattccatggttctatggcATGGGGCCATTGGGGAACCTGTGTGACGAGGGTCCTGGCTGCCTCTCATCTGCCATCCTTGGGCAGGAGCTGTATGGAGCCCCATGGCATTGGGGAAGGGGTTCCTTTCaggcccagctctgctgctcattttcttcttcttgctcCCATTTTGCTGTTCCGGTGCTTTGCCTGGTGCCCCAGAATGTTTTGTCTGCCAGCAGGTGCCGGTGGTACCAGCAGtgccagcagccctgcctgggcACTGGGTATGATCAGGGGCATCTCCTGTGGGTTGTTTGGGGCTAACAAGTGGCTCCTGTAAATCAGAAGCGATGCCAGAGCCACGAAGCGTGAGATTACATAAACGGCGCTggaggcagctgcagcacagcctgtAATTAATGCGAGACAGTGAAGGGCTTTGAAGATCCAGGGTGGCAGATGCCGGGTGTGAGACAGCCCAAGGGTGCAGGATCCTGCTCAGCCCTGGCTCCCAAGCTGAGTTGCTTCCTCCCATTCCCCTGGCAGCAGCGGCGATGCGAGCGATGGCAGACCAGGCTGCAGCAGCGGCGGACGCCTCTCCAACCCTGGCACCGTCCCCGGGCTCACCTCAGCGCGGGGATGGAGATGGGCTGACACCTCATCCCACTGGCATGAGGGAGGACGGCGGTGGCCAGGATGGCTGCGGGCTCCTTTTCTCCGTGGATGGGAGCACGAAGCTTCCCCCGTCGCCCCAGCCCGGCGTGGGGATGCTCCTGGCTGACCTCTCTCGGGTCTCCCAGCCCCGGCTGAGCCCGGCCAAGTCCCACACGGCCCCATCCTCTCCAAGCGTCTCCCCATCAGAGAGCCGTGCCGCCCTGCTGCGGTTGcgggaggccaggctggaggacACCAAGAGGAGGCTGTCGGAGGCTGTGCAGGAGCCCCTCAACCGGCTCAGCCGTCTCATGGCTGAGGAGAGCAGTCCCACGCTGCGTGCGAAGGCGGGTGCCGGGGAGCAGGAGGTGGGGGGCCGTGGGGGACGCCGAGCAAGGGACTGGAGCCCCTGGGAGCCCACCCTGAACTGCCGCTACGAGATCTGCTCCTACGGGGACGTGATCCAGGTGGTGGAGGTGGCACAGCGGGATGCTGAACCCCAGCTGCCACCTCCTGAGGAGCCACCGCCGGCACGGCCAGGGGGCACGGTGCCAGGTAGAGCCCTCGCCTCCATCACCCTCCTCGCCTACGGATACTTCATCCTGCCCCTGCCGCCCTACGCCGCCGGCCTCTGCCTGGGGCTCATCTGCGGGCTGGTGCTGGGCTTCCttgccatcctcctcctcctgcccaagACTCTGCCGGCAGCACGGGGACCGCGGAGCTGCCTGCGCCCTGAGCTGCTCCCTAGGGAGCCACGGGAAAACCTCCACCTCCAGGTAGGAGAGGGATGGTTGGagatggggtgctgggtgctggctgGAGGGGAGCCCGGGCTGGGGTGCTGAGCTTGATGCGGGTGCCTTGTGCGGCACAGCGGGAAGCAGccagctccctctccccacGCAGGGCTGGATGAACCAGCTGCACACCTATGACCCTGAGCTTTTCCACCCCTCGCTCATGCACTCGGTACACGCCACACTGGATGGAGCCACCCTCAAGCTTTCCTACCCCAAGAGCAACATCTCGCGCCGAGCCACATTCGAGGAGGAAATTGTTGACGTTGCCTTCGTCAGCCACCGCTGCTATGACCTGACTGGTGCCAAGGTGAGCCCAGCAGTGCTGAGGACCCCACATCGTGGGACTGGGGCCCTACCTTTGTGGGGACCTGCAGCACCCTGGCCTCACTGCTGCTCTTGGTGCTGCAGATCTTCCTCTGCCCTTCCAGCCTGGCCCGAAAGAGGACATGGAACAAGAAATACCCCATCTgcatcctcctctctgctccagTGGATGTGGGGTGCAGGAGCAGCGAGGAGCAGGACACGGAGCTGCAGAGGGGCGAAGGGATAAAGAAGGCACCAGCGCCGGGGCAGGACGTCCCAGGGGACTGCAGGGAGAGGTGTCTGTACCTCTTTGGCCGGACGggtagggagaaggaggagtGGTACCAGCACCTCGTGCGAGCCTCCCGCGGGACCCCCGGCAGCAGCCACGGTGAAGCCAGGGCAGGTGAGATGGGGCTGTTGTGGCTTCGGCTCTGCACGGGCACTGATCCGGTGCGGGAGCTGATGCATGCCGGGAGgatgaatcataaaatcaccaggttggaaaagacccactggatcatcgagtccaaccattcccatcaaacactaaaccatgcccctcagcaccttgtccacccgtcccttaaacacctccagggaaggtgactcaaccacctccctgggcagcctctgccagtgcccaatgaccctttctgtgaataattttttcctgatgtccagcctgaacctcccctggtggagcttgaggccattccctctcatcctgtcccctgtcacttgggagaagagcccagctccctcctctccacaacctcctttcaggtagttgtagagagcaatgaggtctcccctcagcctcctcttctccaggctaaacacccccagctctctcagccgttcctcataaggcctgttctccagccccctcaccagcttcatcgctcttctctggactcgctccagagcctcaacatccttcttgtggtgaggggagcCTTGGTAGAgagcaggagatggaggagcTGCAAACATAGCTGAGAACATTTGCAACAGCAGGGAGAGCCCTGAGGATCCCCTCGCTGGCACAGGGTGGTGGCCTTTCGCTGGCATCGTGTCTGGGCAGTGTCACCTCGCACTCCATCCTGACCCACTCGTGTCCCCAGGTGTGGGACCGGCTCCGCtgagcagcggcagcagcagtgGTGGCAGCGCCGAGGACATCCCCTCTGCCATCCCACCCAAGGACCTGGTGGGAAGTGTCCGACAGAAGATCTTCCTGGATTACAGCTCCTACATGGCGCAGTGCCTGCCGGGCAGCCTGGAGCGGAGCGCCTCGCACGGCACGCTGGGCAGCCCCATGCCCACCAAGGTGAGTGGGGAGCGGGACGTGAGTGCTACACAGGGGCTGATGGACCTTGCATGCTGCCACTTCCACTCCTGTGGTTCATCTCCTCCTTCCCGGTGCTGTGGTTTGAGCAACCAAGCCGTGGGACATGGGAGCACTTGGCCAGCGGGTCCCACTGCCCATGGAGCCACCTCGCTCCAGGGGCTCGTGGCTTCTGTCCCCGAACAGCTCAGTGAGGACGCGGGCAGGAGCAGCGAGGCGTGCATGGCCTGGATGAATGCACTGGTAGGGCGCATCTTCTGGGACTTCCTCCGGGAACAATACTGGGCTGAACAGGTCTCCAACAAGATCCAGAAGAAGTTGAGCAAGATCAAGGTGAGAGGCAGGAGCATCACAGCACCTGGGAGAACCCCATCACAACGGCCCTGTGGCAGGTGCCAGGATCCGGTGACCGTCCCCATGTGGTTTCCTTCCATCAGCTCCCTTATTTCATGAACGAGCTGACGCTGACAGAGCTGGACATGGGCACATCCATCCCTTCAGTCCTCAGCGCCTCCAACCCCACCATCGATGACCGAGGTAAGAGCCCCACAGAGTGGCACGAACTCCAGGGCTGGCTCCACGGCAGCTGCTATTGAGGTGCCAGCCTGGTCCCCAAAGCAGGGAGGCTTCGGCAGGCACCAGAGCAGCCCCTGTGGTGCTGACAGGGGCTCAACCTGTTCCTCTCCCCGGCAGGGCTCTGGGTGGACATGGAGGTCACCTACAGCGGCTCATTGCAGATGACGCTTGAGACAAAGATGAACCTCTGCAAGCTGGGAAAGGAGAGCGCTGGGGAGGAGAGCAGCCCAGCAGAGGCAGGCGGAGACCGGTAAGGAGACCCATGGGTGGgttccatcctcctcctcgaGCAAAGTGAGAGGGTGCTGACCCCTAGGGCAGCCCCTGACACTCCCTGGGGCTCGCAGGGCCAGGCCACGGCTGATCCTGCTGGCAGACAGCGACGCGGAGTCATCCAGCGCCGGCTCCTCCGATGAGGAAGATGTTGCCACCGTAGAGCCTGCAGGAGCCCCGGGGGAGCGGGTCCCACCAGCCGGCACGGAGGGGTGAGGGGTCTTTCCGAACCTTGATGCAGGGTggctggggaggtgctggggatCACGGCACCGTGCTGGCTCAGGGGCTATGGTGACAGATTCCCTGGGGAGGCAGACACCCCATGACAGCCCTTCTCAGGGGTCTCCTGTCCCCCCAGGGTGCTGGGACAGACGCTGGGAGATGCTGAAACCCAGCACAGCTCTGGGTCTCACCCTGCTGCTGAGCCATGGCTCCTCTCGCTTTAGCCATGTCAGCGGCAACAGCACGAGCCGGAAGATCCTGCGCTTTGTGGATAAGATTGCCAAGTCCAAGTACTTCCAGAAGGCCACTGAAAACGAGTTCATCAAAAAGAAGATCGAGGAGGTTTCCAACACGCCGCTGCTGCTGACGGTGGAggtgcaggagctggcaggcaCCTTGGCTGTGAACATCCCCCCACCGCCAACAGACCGTGTCTGGTACcagctctccttcctcctgcgtGGAGACCCCCACACACCCTCCCTCCATCTCCCTTTGCTGCCTCTGGCTCAGCCAAGGAACCAGCTCTGGGGCTTTGGGTTCGTCTGAGGCACCAGCGAGCCGGGGCTGCCCTCCCAGAGGAACTCCCACACCTCAGACTCATTTCTCCTGGCCTCCACCCATGCCAAGATGGGTTCTGGGGACCCAGAGCTCCCACTGCAACACGGCCACCTCCGCAACCCTAAAAACCAGCGGTGGGGCCACATGGGCTGCACCACAAGTTCGGGATGTGATGCTTTTTGCATCTTTCCTTGCACAGGTACAGCTTCCGAGTCCCACCCC
It includes:
- the LOC138727366 gene encoding testis-expressed protein 2-like, which gives rise to MRAMADQAAAAADASPTLAPSPGSPQRGDGDGLTPHPTGMREDGGGQDGCGLLFSVDGSTKLPPSPQPGVGMLLADLSRVSQPRLSPAKSHTAPSSPSVSPSESRAALLRLREARLEDTKRRLSEAVQEPLNRLSRLMAEESSPTLRAKAGAGEQEVGGRGGRRARDWSPWEPTLNCRYEICSYGDVIQVVEVAQRDAEPQLPPPEEPPPARPGGTVPGRALASITLLAYGYFILPLPPYAAGLCLGLICGLVLGFLAILLLLPKTLPAARGPRSCLRPELLPREPRENLHLQGWMNQLHTYDPELFHPSLMHSVHATLDGATLKLSYPKSNISRRATFEEEIVDVAFVSHRCYDLTGAKIFLCPSSLARKRTWNKKYPICILLSAPVDVGCRSSEEQDTELQRGEGIKKAPAPGQDVPGDCRERCLYLFGRTGREKEEWYQHLVRASRGTPGSSHGEARAGVGPAPLSSGSSSGGSAEDIPSAIPPKDLVGSVRQKIFLDYSSYMAQCLPGSLERSASHGTLGSPMPTKLSEDAGRSSEACMAWMNALVGRIFWDFLREQYWAEQVSNKIQKKLSKIKLPYFMNELTLTELDMGTSIPSVLSASNPTIDDRGLWVDMEVTYSGSLQMTLETKMNLCKLGKESAGEESSPAEAGGDRARPRLILLADSDAESSSAGSSDEEDVATVEPAGAPGERVPPAGTEGHVSGNSTSRKILRFVDKIAKSKYFQKATENEFIKKKIEEVSNTPLLLTVEVQELAGTLAVNIPPPPTDRVWYSFRVPPQLELKVRPKLGEREVTFLHVTEWIEKKLKHEFQKILVMPNMDDLIIPIMRSGLDPQPHTEGPPRDLPAKAEKRL